In a genomic window of Streptomyces roseoviridis:
- the proB gene encoding glutamate 5-kinase: protein MTQARQYVTEARRIVVKVGSSSLTTASGGLDADRVDALVDVLAKVRSGGEKEIVLVSSGAIAAGLAPLGLTRRPKDLARQQAAASVGQGLLVARYTASFARYGIRVGQVLLTTDDTSRRAHYRNAYRTLDQLLAMGALPVVNENDTVATDEIRFGDNDRLAALVAHLVRADLLVLLSDVDGLYDGDPSKPGTSRIAEVTGPGDIAHVEIGSAGKAGVGTGGMVTKVEAARIAAAAGIPVVLTSASRAADALAGRDTGTYFHRTGRRSADRLLWLAHASTPQGALTLDDGAVRAVVEGKKSLLAAGIAAVEGEFTAGDPVELRDTDGRAVARGLVNFDAKEIPRLLGRSTHDLARELGPEYEREVVHRDDLVVM, encoded by the coding sequence GTGACACAGGCCAGGCAGTACGTGACGGAAGCCCGCAGGATCGTGGTGAAGGTCGGCTCGTCCTCGCTGACCACCGCCTCCGGCGGCCTCGACGCCGACCGCGTGGACGCCCTCGTGGACGTTCTCGCCAAGGTCCGCAGCGGCGGCGAGAAGGAGATCGTCCTGGTCTCCTCCGGCGCCATCGCCGCCGGCCTCGCACCGCTCGGCCTCACCCGCCGGCCCAAGGACCTCGCCCGGCAGCAGGCCGCCGCCAGCGTCGGCCAGGGTCTGCTCGTCGCCCGCTACACCGCCTCCTTCGCCCGGTACGGCATCCGCGTCGGCCAGGTCCTGCTCACCACGGACGACACCAGCCGCCGCGCCCACTACCGCAACGCCTACCGGACCCTCGACCAGCTGCTCGCCATGGGCGCCCTGCCGGTCGTCAACGAGAACGACACCGTCGCCACGGACGAGATCCGCTTCGGCGACAACGACCGGCTCGCCGCCCTCGTCGCCCACCTCGTCCGCGCCGACCTGCTCGTCCTCCTCTCCGACGTGGACGGGCTCTACGACGGCGACCCCTCCAAGCCCGGCACCTCGCGGATCGCCGAGGTCACCGGGCCCGGGGACATCGCCCACGTCGAGATCGGCTCGGCCGGCAAGGCGGGCGTCGGCACCGGCGGCATGGTCACCAAGGTGGAGGCCGCCAGGATCGCGGCCGCCGCGGGCATCCCCGTGGTCCTCACCTCCGCCAGCCGGGCCGCCGACGCCCTCGCGGGCCGCGACACCGGCACCTACTTCCACCGCACCGGCCGCCGTTCCGCCGACCGGCTGCTCTGGCTCGCGCACGCCTCGACCCCGCAGGGCGCGCTGACCCTCGACGACGGGGCCGTGCGGGCCGTGGTGGAGGGCAAGAAGTCGCTGCTCGCGGCCGGGATCGCCGCCGTCGAGGGAGAGTTCACCGCCGGTGACCCGGTGGAGCTGCGGGACACCGACGGCCGCGCCGTCGCCCGGGGGCTCGTCAACTTCGACGCCAAGGAGATCCCCCGGCTGCTCGGCCGCTCCACCCACGACCTGGCGCGCGAACTGGGCCCCGAGTACGAGCGCGAGGTCGTGCACCGCGACGACCTGGTCGTGATGTGA
- the rfbC gene encoding dTDP-4-dehydrorhamnose 3,5-epimerase has product MKVNPLGIEGAWEFVPQQHGDARGLFLEWYKADALAEAVGHPLGLKQGNLSVSAAGVVRGIHFADVPPGQAKYVTCVRGAVLDIIVDVRVGSPTFGRWEAVRLDDQDRKAVYLSEGLGHGFCALTDDATVTYLCSEGYAPQRERTVYPLDPEIGIEWPVTGEPELSAKDAQGPTLAQAREAGILPVYEECVAFRRSLADRA; this is encoded by the coding sequence ATGAAGGTCAACCCGCTGGGCATCGAGGGTGCCTGGGAGTTCGTCCCGCAGCAGCACGGTGACGCCCGAGGTCTGTTCCTCGAGTGGTACAAGGCCGACGCGCTCGCCGAGGCCGTCGGGCACCCGCTCGGACTGAAGCAGGGCAACCTGTCGGTGTCCGCCGCCGGGGTCGTGCGCGGCATCCACTTCGCCGACGTCCCGCCCGGCCAGGCCAAGTACGTGACGTGTGTGCGCGGCGCCGTGCTCGACATCATCGTGGACGTACGGGTCGGCTCGCCGACCTTCGGCCGCTGGGAGGCCGTGCGCCTCGACGACCAGGACCGCAAGGCGGTCTACCTCTCCGAGGGCCTCGGCCACGGCTTCTGCGCGCTCACCGACGACGCCACCGTCACCTACCTCTGCTCCGAGGGCTACGCGCCGCAGCGCGAGCGCACGGTGTACCCGCTCGACCCGGAGATCGGCATCGAGTGGCCGGTCACCGGTGAGCCCGAGCTCTCCGCCAAGGACGCCCAGGGCCCGACCCTGGCCCAGGCCCGCGAGGCGGGGATCCTGCCGGTGTACGAGGAGTGCGTGGCGTTCCGCCGCTCGCTGGCGGACCGGGCCTGA
- the nadD gene encoding nicotinate-nucleotide adenylyltransferase yields MGEQEVPTGGRGKRRLGVMGGTFDPIHHGHLVAASEVAALFHLDEVVFVPTGQPWQKSHKAVSAAEDRYLMTVIATASNPQFSVSRIDIDRGGPTYTIDTLRDLRSLNTDSDLFFITGADALSQILTWRDAEELFALAHFIGVTRPGHDLTDDGLPKGGVSLVEVPALAISSTDCRARVAKGDPVWYLVPDGVVRYIDKRQLYRGE; encoded by the coding sequence ATGGGAGAGCAGGAAGTGCCTACTGGCGGTCGCGGCAAACGCCGCCTCGGCGTGATGGGCGGAACGTTTGATCCGATCCACCACGGACACCTGGTGGCCGCCAGTGAGGTGGCCGCCCTGTTCCACCTCGACGAGGTGGTGTTCGTGCCGACCGGGCAGCCGTGGCAGAAGAGCCACAAGGCCGTCTCGGCGGCCGAGGACCGCTATCTGATGACGGTCATCGCCACCGCGTCCAACCCGCAGTTCTCCGTCAGCCGCATCGACATCGACCGGGGCGGCCCGACGTACACCATCGACACCCTGCGGGACCTGCGCTCCCTCAACACCGATTCGGACCTGTTCTTCATCACCGGCGCCGACGCGCTCTCGCAGATCCTCACCTGGCGCGACGCCGAGGAACTGTTCGCGCTCGCCCACTTCATCGGCGTCACCCGACCGGGTCACGACCTCACCGACGACGGACTGCCCAAGGGAGGCGTGTCCCTGGTCGAGGTCCCCGCGCTCGCCATCTCCTCCACCGACTGCCGGGCACGGGTCGCCAAGGGCGACCCGGTCTGGTACTTGGTCCCGGACGGTGTGGTGCGCTACATCGACAAGCGCCAGTTGTACCGCGGCGAGTGA
- the rfbD gene encoding dTDP-4-dehydrorhamnose reductase, with amino-acid sequence MSTEQHTGAPSSTRWLITGAAGMLGRDLAEVLAEAGAEVTALTRKDLDVTDAEAVRAAVAGHDVVVNAAAWTDVDGAETEEAAATRINGDGPRALAAACADSGAVLLQVSTDYVFPGDATEPYPHDAATSPVNAYGRSKLAGERAVAELLPERGYVVRTAWLYGAHGRNFVSTMLGLAEQRETLDVVDDQRGQPTWTRALARQLRDLGEAAVAGRAPAGVYHGTASETATWFDLARAAFELTGLDPQRVRPTTSEKFVRPARRPSYSVLAHERWAEAGVAVQPHWREQLAEALRTMAPGKNPGAPQTPAPRGRSGA; translated from the coding sequence ATGAGCACCGAGCAGCACACCGGCGCCCCGTCCTCGACCCGCTGGCTGATCACCGGCGCCGCCGGCATGCTCGGCCGCGACCTCGCCGAGGTCCTGGCCGAGGCCGGCGCGGAGGTCACCGCGCTGACCCGCAAGGACCTCGACGTCACCGACGCCGAGGCCGTGCGCGCCGCCGTCGCCGGCCACGACGTGGTCGTCAACGCGGCCGCGTGGACCGACGTCGACGGCGCCGAGACCGAGGAGGCCGCGGCCACCCGGATCAACGGCGACGGTCCGCGCGCCCTCGCCGCGGCCTGCGCCGACAGCGGCGCCGTGCTGCTCCAGGTCTCCACCGACTACGTCTTCCCGGGCGACGCCACCGAGCCGTACCCGCACGACGCCGCCACCTCTCCGGTGAACGCGTACGGCCGCAGCAAGCTGGCCGGTGAGCGGGCGGTCGCCGAGCTGCTGCCGGAGCGCGGCTACGTGGTGCGCACGGCGTGGCTGTACGGCGCGCACGGCCGGAACTTCGTGTCCACCATGCTGGGCCTGGCCGAGCAGCGCGAGACCCTCGACGTCGTCGACGACCAGCGCGGCCAGCCGACCTGGACCCGTGCGCTCGCCCGCCAGCTGCGGGACCTGGGCGAGGCGGCCGTCGCCGGCCGGGCTCCGGCGGGTGTCTACCACGGCACCGCCTCGGAGACGGCGACCTGGTTCGACCTGGCGCGGGCGGCCTTCGAGCTGACCGGCCTGGACCCGCAGCGGGTGCGGCCGACGACGTCGGAGAAGTTCGTACGCCCGGCCCGCCGCCCCTCCTACAGCGTCCTCGCGCACGAGCGCTGGGCCGAGGCGGGCGTGGCGGTGCAGCCGCACTGGCGCGAGCAGCTCGCGGAGGCCCTGCGGACCATGGCCCCGGGGAAGAACCCGGGCGCCCCGCAGACTCCGGCCCCCCGTGGGCGGTCCGGCGCGTGA
- the rfbA gene encoding glucose-1-phosphate thymidylyltransferase RfbA, protein MRGILLAGGTGSRLWPITRAVSKQLMPVFDKPMIYYPLSTLVMAGLREILIITGPEERPQFERLLGDGSDFGLDIQFATQDHPNGIAEAFVIGEEFIGDQPVALILGDNIFHGVGLGRQLARYSEPEGGVVFAHAVSDPTAYGVVDFDEQGRARSIEEKPKNPKSRYAVPGLYFYDSRVVEIAKGLKPSDRGELEITDVNKYYLDRGELQVSVLDRGTVWLDTGTFQSLVQASEYVRVVEERQGMKIGCLEEAAWRAGFIDDAQLRALAEPLTKSGYGDYLLNLLAYEAEKA, encoded by the coding sequence ATGCGTGGAATTTTGCTCGCCGGTGGTACCGGCTCCCGACTGTGGCCGATCACCCGGGCCGTGTCGAAGCAGCTGATGCCGGTCTTCGACAAGCCGATGATCTATTACCCCCTGTCGACCCTCGTGATGGCGGGGCTCCGGGAGATTCTGATCATCACGGGCCCCGAGGAGCGCCCGCAGTTCGAGCGGCTTCTGGGCGACGGGTCCGATTTCGGGCTCGACATCCAGTTCGCCACTCAAGATCACCCGAACGGAATTGCCGAGGCATTCGTCATCGGTGAGGAATTCATCGGCGACCAGCCCGTGGCGCTGATCCTCGGCGACAACATCTTCCACGGCGTCGGCCTCGGCCGGCAGCTCGCCCGCTACAGCGAGCCCGAGGGCGGCGTCGTCTTCGCCCACGCCGTCTCCGACCCCACCGCCTACGGCGTCGTCGACTTCGACGAGCAGGGCCGCGCCCGCTCCATCGAGGAGAAGCCGAAGAACCCCAAGTCCCGCTACGCGGTGCCGGGCCTCTACTTCTACGACAGCCGGGTCGTCGAGATCGCCAAGGGCCTGAAGCCCAGCGACCGCGGCGAGCTGGAGATCACCGACGTCAACAAGTACTACCTCGACCGCGGCGAGCTCCAGGTCTCGGTCCTCGACCGCGGCACCGTCTGGCTGGACACCGGCACCTTCCAGTCCCTCGTCCAGGCGTCGGAGTACGTCCGCGTGGTCGAGGAGCGGCAGGGCATGAAGATCGGCTGCCTGGAGGAGGCCGCCTGGCGCGCCGGCTTCATCGACGACGCGCAGCTGCGCGCCCTCGCCGAGCCGCTGACCAAGAGCGGTTACGGCGACTACCTGCTGAACCTGCTCGCGTACGAGGCCGAGAAGGCCTGA
- the galE gene encoding UDP-glucose 4-epimerase GalE — translation MTWLITGGAGYIGSHVVKSMTGAGERVVVLDDLSSGDPARVPAGVPLERGSVLDRPFLDRVLRDHAVRGIVHLAAKKAVGESVERPLLYYRENVSGLQVLLEAAAGAGVDRFVFSSSASVYGTPDTELVTEDTPCAPLSPYGETKVAGEWMVRSVGRAHGMATACLRYFNVAGTAAPALADTGVFNLVPMVFERLDAGLPPLIFGDDYATPDGTCVRDYIHVDDLADAHLATARRLTELAAAGDFRDLTLNIGRGEGVSVREMIDLIREVTGRTVEPEVVARRPGDPAKVVACAERSAAELGWKARHDVRSMIASAWRAHTGSAVQPTE, via the coding sequence ATGACGTGGCTCATCACCGGCGGTGCCGGATACATCGGTTCCCATGTCGTCAAGTCCATGACCGGGGCCGGTGAGCGGGTGGTCGTCCTCGACGACCTCTCCAGCGGCGACCCGGCCAGAGTCCCGGCCGGCGTCCCGCTGGAACGGGGCAGCGTCCTCGACCGGCCCTTCCTCGACCGGGTCCTGCGCGACCACGCGGTCCGGGGCATCGTCCACCTCGCCGCGAAGAAGGCCGTCGGCGAATCCGTCGAGCGCCCCCTCCTCTATTACCGCGAGAACGTCAGCGGCCTCCAGGTCCTCCTCGAAGCGGCCGCCGGCGCCGGCGTCGACCGCTTCGTCTTCTCCTCCTCCGCCTCCGTGTACGGCACGCCCGACACCGAGCTGGTGACCGAGGACACCCCGTGCGCGCCGCTCAGCCCGTACGGCGAGACGAAGGTCGCGGGCGAGTGGATGGTCCGCTCCGTCGGCCGCGCGCACGGCATGGCCACCGCCTGTCTGCGCTACTTCAACGTGGCCGGCACCGCCGCGCCCGCGCTCGCCGACACCGGTGTCTTCAACCTCGTGCCGATGGTCTTCGAGCGCCTCGACGCCGGGCTGCCGCCGCTGATCTTCGGCGACGACTACGCGACGCCCGACGGCACCTGCGTCCGCGACTACATCCACGTCGACGACCTCGCCGACGCCCACCTGGCCACCGCGCGCCGGCTCACCGAGCTCGCCGCCGCGGGCGACTTCCGCGACCTCACCCTCAACATCGGCCGCGGCGAGGGCGTCTCCGTGCGGGAGATGATCGACCTGATCCGCGAGGTCACCGGCCGGACCGTCGAGCCCGAGGTCGTCGCCCGGCGGCCCGGAGACCCGGCGAAGGTCGTCGCCTGCGCCGAACGCAGCGCCGCCGAACTGGGCTGGAAGGCCCGCCACGACGTGCGTTCCATGATCGCCTCGGCCTGGCGGGCGCACACCGGGAGCGCTGTCCAGCCGACGGAATAG
- the rfbB gene encoding dTDP-glucose 4,6-dehydratase: MRILVTGGAGFIGSQFVRALLSGELPSGEGAQVTVLDNLTYSGNEANLAPVADRPGYTFVHGDIRDHAVVDDVMRGQDAVVHFAAESHVDRSILDSSPFVTTNVLGTQVLLDAAKRHGVGRFVHVSTDEVYGSIAEGSWTEDWPLAPNSPYSASKAGSDLLALSYHRTHGMDVVVTRCSNNYGQYHFPEKMIPLFTTNLLDGKKVPLYGEGLNVRDWLHVSDHCRGIEMVLRGGRAGEVYHIGGGTEVTNKELTGLLLEACGAGWDMVEHVEDRKGHDLRYSLSIEKIRNELGYTPLVSFEQGLADTVQWYRDNRSWWEPLKAKAALSA, from the coding sequence ATGAGGATTCTCGTCACCGGCGGCGCCGGGTTCATCGGTTCACAGTTCGTGCGGGCACTGCTCTCCGGAGAGCTGCCCTCGGGCGAGGGTGCCCAGGTCACCGTCCTGGACAACCTCACCTATTCGGGCAACGAGGCCAATCTCGCCCCGGTGGCGGACCGGCCCGGCTACACCTTCGTCCACGGGGACATCCGCGACCACGCGGTCGTCGACGACGTGATGCGCGGGCAGGACGCGGTCGTGCACTTCGCCGCCGAGTCCCACGTGGACCGCTCGATCCTCGACTCCTCGCCGTTCGTGACGACGAACGTGCTCGGCACCCAGGTCCTGCTGGACGCCGCCAAGCGCCACGGCGTCGGCCGCTTCGTGCACGTCTCCACCGACGAGGTCTACGGCTCGATCGCCGAAGGCTCCTGGACCGAGGACTGGCCGCTCGCGCCGAACTCCCCGTACTCGGCCTCCAAGGCCGGCTCGGACCTGCTGGCGCTCTCGTACCACCGCACCCACGGCATGGACGTGGTGGTGACGCGCTGCTCCAACAACTACGGGCAGTACCACTTCCCCGAGAAGATGATCCCGCTGTTCACCACGAACCTGCTGGACGGGAAGAAGGTGCCGCTGTACGGCGAGGGCCTGAACGTGCGCGACTGGCTGCACGTCTCGGACCACTGCCGGGGCATCGAGATGGTGCTGCGCGGCGGCCGCGCGGGTGAGGTCTACCACATCGGCGGCGGCACCGAGGTCACCAACAAGGAGCTCACCGGCCTGCTCCTCGAAGCCTGCGGCGCCGGCTGGGACATGGTCGAGCACGTCGAGGACCGCAAGGGCCACGACCTGCGCTACTCCCTGTCGATAGAGAAGATCCGCAACGAGCTCGGCTACACCCCGCTCGTCTCCTTCGAGCAGGGCCTCGCCGACACCGTCCAGTGGTACCGCGACAACCGCTCCTGGTGGGAGCCGCTGAAGGCGAAGGCGGCGCTGTCCGCATGA
- a CDS encoding LCP family protein — protein sequence MNDQQNPYDPYYPQPQIIGYDEYGQPVYQQQVPQQHYDPYGQQHAQAQPPAQDYGYDPYGQQQPVQQPQAPQQPPQHHVQPPQQQDYGYDPYAQQPGYDYQQQYGTGQQWAVQTEPAPTPAPPEPAPAPEPAPSAAVPGPRPAPEDDGRAYRTEQFSFIEEPDEDSEDVIDWLKFTESRSERREEARRKGRNRVVALVVVLALAVVGGVGYLWSAGRLPFTGGDEQQRNTATGPQQRDTIVVHLHHTKSGGTSTALLVNNATTKQGTTVLLPNSLAVADDEGATTTLAKSVEDDGSSGTREAIGNLLGAKIAGTWRLDTPYLENLVELVSNIDITTDTDVPGEKPGAEPLVKKGENQTLNGRAAVAYATYRAPGEAEAKQLQRFGQVMYGVLRKISDDPKAATVTVETLAQILDPSLPEKDLGASLAKLAEHAKVGDYKTALLPVEPDGSLSEATGDSVVEDILGGKVSAPEQGAATRVAIRDATGEDATEAARVVLINGGYAVVGGTKAGTEEKSQVVYGDDAHKATASEVAKTLGLPAGSVTKGKPAGNAEVTVVLGQDYKIPGAGR from the coding sequence GTGAACGACCAGCAGAACCCGTACGACCCGTACTATCCGCAGCCGCAGATCATCGGCTACGACGAGTACGGGCAGCCGGTGTACCAGCAGCAGGTCCCGCAGCAGCACTACGACCCGTACGGGCAGCAGCACGCCCAGGCCCAGCCCCCGGCCCAGGACTACGGGTACGACCCGTACGGGCAGCAGCAGCCGGTCCAGCAGCCCCAGGCACCGCAGCAGCCGCCCCAGCACCACGTGCAGCCGCCCCAGCAGCAGGACTACGGCTACGACCCGTACGCCCAGCAGCCCGGCTACGACTACCAGCAGCAGTACGGCACCGGACAGCAGTGGGCCGTACAGACCGAGCCCGCTCCCACTCCCGCTCCGCCGGAGCCCGCCCCGGCGCCGGAACCCGCCCCGTCCGCCGCCGTGCCCGGGCCGCGCCCGGCGCCGGAGGACGACGGGCGCGCGTACCGCACCGAGCAGTTCTCGTTCATCGAGGAGCCCGACGAGGACTCCGAAGACGTCATCGACTGGCTGAAGTTCACCGAGAGCCGCTCCGAGCGGCGCGAGGAGGCCCGTCGCAAGGGACGCAACCGCGTCGTCGCCCTCGTCGTCGTCCTCGCGCTCGCCGTCGTCGGCGGCGTCGGCTACCTGTGGTCGGCCGGCCGGCTCCCCTTCACGGGCGGCGACGAGCAGCAGCGCAACACGGCCACCGGACCGCAGCAGCGGGACACCATCGTCGTCCACCTCCACCACACCAAGAGCGGCGGCACCTCCACCGCCCTCCTGGTGAACAACGCCACCACCAAGCAGGGCACCACCGTCCTGCTCCCCAACTCCCTCGCCGTCGCCGACGACGAGGGCGCCACCACCACCCTCGCCAAGTCCGTCGAGGACGACGGCTCCAGTGGCACCCGGGAGGCGATCGGCAACCTCCTCGGCGCGAAGATCGCGGGCACCTGGCGGCTCGACACCCCGTACCTGGAGAACCTGGTCGAGCTCGTCAGCAACATCGACATCACCACCGACACCGACGTGCCCGGCGAGAAGCCGGGCGCCGAGCCGCTGGTCAAGAAGGGCGAGAACCAGACGCTCAACGGCCGCGCCGCCGTCGCCTACGCCACCTACCGCGCGCCCGGCGAGGCCGAGGCCAAGCAGCTCCAGCGCTTCGGCCAGGTCATGTACGGCGTCCTGCGGAAGATCTCCGACGACCCCAAGGCCGCCACGGTCACCGTCGAGACCCTCGCGCAGATCCTCGACCCCTCCCTGCCCGAGAAGGACCTCGGCGCCTCCCTCGCCAAGCTCGCCGAACACGCCAAGGTCGGCGACTACAAGACCGCGCTGCTGCCCGTCGAGCCCGACGGTTCCCTCAGCGAGGCCACCGGCGACAGCGTGGTCGAGGACATCCTCGGCGGCAAGGTCAGCGCCCCGGAGCAGGGTGCGGCGACCCGGGTCGCGATCCGCGACGCCACCGGCGAGGACGCCACCGAGGCGGCCCGCGTGGTCCTGATCAACGGCGGCTACGCGGTGGTCGGCGGCACCAAGGCCGGCACGGAGGAGAAGTCCCAGGTCGTCTACGGGGACGACGCCCACAAGGCGACCGCCTCGGAGGTCGCCAAGACGCTCGGTCTGCCGGCCGGCTCCGTCACCAAGGGCAAGCCCGCCGGAAACGCCGAGGTCACCGTCGTCCTGGGCCAGGACTACAAGATCCCCGGCGCCGGCCGATGA
- a CDS encoding glutamate-5-semialdehyde dehydrogenase — MTSLMPFDNMSPVAQAAYRARAAAAEIAPLPRATKDDALLAIADALEVRTAEIVEANAEDIARAREAGTSEAIIDRLTLTPERVRAIAADVRHVAALPDPVGEVVRGSTLPNGIDLRQIRVPLGVVGIIYEARPNVTVDAAALCLKSGNAVLLRGSSSAYSSNTALVKVLRDAVGGAGLPADAIQLVPGESRDSVRELMRARGLVDVLIPRGGASLIKTVVEESTVPVIETGTGNCHVYVDAEADLDMAVDILVNSKAHRVSVCNAAETLLVHKDIADTFLPRALDALAEAGVTVHADERVLAHAEGGKATVVPATPEDWETEYLSYDIAAAVVDSLDKAVEHIRLWSSGHTEAIVTTSQAAARRFTQLVDSTTVAVNASTRFTDGGQFGFGAEIGISTQKLHARGPMGLPELTSTKYIVTGDGHVR, encoded by the coding sequence ATGACCTCGCTCATGCCCTTCGACAACATGTCCCCGGTCGCACAGGCCGCCTACCGGGCCCGCGCCGCGGCCGCCGAAATCGCGCCACTCCCGCGCGCGACGAAGGACGACGCCCTGCTGGCGATCGCGGACGCCCTGGAGGTCCGCACGGCCGAGATCGTCGAGGCCAACGCCGAGGACATCGCCCGCGCCCGGGAGGCCGGCACCAGCGAGGCCATCATCGACCGGCTCACCCTCACCCCCGAGCGGGTGCGGGCCATCGCCGCCGACGTCCGGCACGTGGCCGCCCTGCCCGACCCGGTCGGCGAGGTCGTCCGCGGCTCGACCCTTCCCAACGGCATCGACCTGCGCCAGATCCGCGTCCCCCTCGGCGTCGTCGGCATCATCTACGAGGCCCGGCCCAACGTGACCGTCGACGCCGCCGCCCTCTGCCTCAAGTCCGGCAACGCCGTCCTGCTGCGCGGTTCCTCCTCCGCGTACTCGTCCAACACCGCCCTGGTGAAGGTCCTGCGCGACGCCGTCGGAGGCGCCGGACTGCCCGCCGACGCCATCCAGCTCGTGCCCGGCGAGTCCCGCGACTCGGTACGCGAGCTGATGCGGGCCCGCGGCCTCGTCGACGTCCTCATCCCGCGCGGCGGCGCCTCGCTGATCAAGACGGTCGTCGAGGAGTCCACCGTCCCGGTCATCGAGACCGGCACCGGCAACTGCCACGTCTACGTGGACGCCGAGGCCGACCTGGACATGGCCGTCGACATCCTGGTCAACTCCAAGGCCCACCGGGTCAGCGTCTGCAACGCCGCCGAGACCCTCCTGGTCCACAAGGACATCGCCGACACCTTCCTGCCGAGGGCCCTGGACGCCCTGGCGGAGGCCGGCGTCACCGTCCACGCCGACGAGCGGGTCCTCGCCCACGCGGAGGGCGGCAAGGCCACCGTCGTCCCGGCCACACCGGAGGACTGGGAGACCGAGTACCTCTCCTACGACATCGCCGCCGCCGTGGTCGACTCCCTCGACAAGGCCGTCGAGCACATCCGGCTCTGGTCCTCCGGCCACACCGAGGCCATCGTCACCACCTCGCAGGCCGCGGCCCGCCGATTCACCCAGCTGGTCGACTCGACCACGGTCGCCGTGAACGCCTCCACCCGCTTCACGGACGGCGGACAGTTCGGCTTCGGCGCCGAGATCGGCATCTCCACCCAGAAGCTGCACGCCCGCGGCCCCATGGGCCTTCCCGAGCTCACCTCCACCAAGTACATCGTGACCGGCGACGGTCACGTCCGGTAA
- a CDS encoding M48 family metallopeptidase has translation MTENHQGNLPGRQRKRFPDISSRAYEHPADRSALVALRKLSGFDTVFKALSGLLPERSLRLLFLSDSVRVSDAQFSHLNDMLRDACYILDLEKVPPMYVTQDPKPNAMCIGLDEPIIVVTTGLVELLDEEEMRAVVGHEVGHALSGHSVYRTVLLFLTSLALKVAWIPLGNVAVMAIVTALREWFRKSELSADRAGLLVGQDLQASMRGLMKIAGGNHLHEMNVDAFLAQADEYEKGGDLRDSVLKILNVLPRSHPFTTVRAAELKKWSETRDFQRIMDGHYPKRTEDKDTSVTDSFRESGRHYAESVRTSKDPLMKLVTDIAGGAGDLAGDLGGKLFGRFGGGNGGDDTGGQRAKGSQGGDSGPAGDGTGERGQGEG, from the coding sequence ATGACCGAGAACCACCAGGGGAATCTGCCCGGCAGGCAGCGCAAGCGCTTCCCGGACATCTCCTCGCGGGCCTACGAGCACCCGGCCGACCGCTCGGCGCTCGTGGCGCTGCGCAAGCTCAGCGGCTTCGACACCGTGTTCAAGGCGCTGAGCGGGCTGCTGCCCGAGCGCAGCCTGCGACTGCTGTTCCTCTCCGACTCCGTGCGGGTGAGCGACGCGCAGTTCTCCCACCTCAACGACATGCTGAGGGACGCCTGTTACATCCTGGACCTGGAGAAGGTCCCGCCGATGTACGTGACGCAGGACCCGAAGCCGAACGCGATGTGCATCGGCCTGGACGAGCCGATCATCGTGGTCACCACCGGCCTGGTGGAGCTGCTCGACGAGGAGGAGATGCGGGCGGTCGTCGGCCACGAGGTGGGCCACGCGCTGTCGGGTCACTCCGTGTACCGGACGGTCCTGCTCTTCCTCACCAGTCTGGCGCTCAAGGTCGCCTGGATCCCCCTGGGGAACGTGGCCGTCATGGCGATCGTGACCGCGCTGCGCGAGTGGTTCCGCAAGTCCGAGCTGTCCGCCGACCGGGCGGGGCTCCTCGTGGGCCAGGACCTCCAGGCGTCGATGCGCGGCCTGATGAAGATCGCGGGCGGCAACCACCTCCACGAGATGAACGTGGACGCGTTCCTCGCCCAGGCCGACGAGTACGAGAAGGGCGGCGACCTGCGCGACTCCGTGCTGAAGATCCTGAACGTGCTGCCGCGCTCGCACCCCTTCACCACGGTGCGCGCCGCCGAGCTGAAGAAGTGGTCGGAGACCCGTGACTTCCAGCGGATCATGGACGGCCACTACCCGAAGCGCACGGAGGACAAGGACACCTCGGTGACCGATTCCTTCCGCGAGTCCGGGCGGCACTACGCGGAGTCGGTGCGCACCAGCAAGGATCCGCTGATGAAGCTGGTCACCGACATAGCCGGTGGTGCCGGGGACCTGGCGGGCGATCTCGGCGGGAAGCTGTTCGGCCGCTTCGGCGGCGGCAACGGCGGCGACGACACCGGCGGTCAGCGGGCCAAGGGCTCCCAGGGCGGCGACAGCGGGCCGGCCGGCGACGGGACCGGCGAGCGGGGTCAGGGCGAGGGCTGA